A stretch of Vibrio aphrogenes DNA encodes these proteins:
- the bolA gene encoding transcriptional regulator BolA, whose product MIQDLIERKLQAAFNPIHLDVQNESFMHNVPPGSESHFKVVVVSEGFENKRLIARHRAINDALSEELENHIHALSIHAYTELEWKELNGAIPASPKCAGGGH is encoded by the coding sequence ATGATTCAAGATTTAATCGAAAGAAAACTACAAGCGGCCTTTAATCCAATTCATTTAGACGTGCAAAATGAAAGCTTTATGCATAATGTTCCACCGGGTTCTGAGAGTCATTTTAAAGTGGTGGTTGTGAGTGAAGGTTTTGAAAATAAAAGACTTATTGCAAGGCATCGAGCAATTAATGACGCTTTAAGTGAGGAGCTGGAAAACCATATTCATGCGCTGTCTATTCATGCTTATACAGAACTAGAATGGAAAGAGTTAAATGGTGCGATTCCGGCCTCTCCAAAGTGTGCGGGTGGTGGTCATTAA
- a CDS encoding peptidylprolyl isomerase has protein sequence MKTFLFSLLILFSSASFAAPTVEFETTLGRFTVELNQQQAPISVENFMKYVNDGSYVGTQFHRVIPGFMAQGGGFDEQMNERSSYSPIRNEASNGLENLTATVAMARTSNPNSATRQFFINLADNDFLNYSRNSAGYAVFGKVTKGFDVIRAMARKPTQSMGMMKDVPVTPIVITKVTVKQ, from the coding sequence ATGAAAACGTTTTTATTTAGCTTATTAATCTTGTTCAGCAGTGCTTCTTTTGCTGCACCGACTGTCGAATTTGAAACCACATTAGGCCGCTTTACTGTCGAGCTCAATCAACAACAAGCACCGATCTCGGTAGAAAACTTCATGAAGTATGTCAATGATGGCAGCTATGTCGGTACTCAGTTCCACCGTGTTATTCCTGGCTTTATGGCTCAAGGTGGTGGCTTTGACGAGCAAATGAATGAACGCTCGTCATACTCCCCTATTCGTAATGAAGCCAGCAATGGACTTGAAAACCTAACCGCAACAGTGGCGATGGCACGGACTAGTAATCCAAACTCAGCCACCCGCCAATTTTTTATTAATTTAGCGGATAATGATTTTCTTAACTATTCACGTAACTCAGCCGGTTATGCCGTTTTTGGTAAAGTGACCAAAGGATTTGATGTTATTCGTGCCATGGCTCGCAAACCGACCCAATCAATGGGAATGATGAAAGACGTCCCAGTGACTCCGATCGTCATCACCAAAGTGACGGTCAAGCAATAA
- a CDS encoding Na(+)-translocating NADH-quinone reductase subunit A: MITIKKGLDLPIAGVPAQVINDGKSVKTVALLGEEYVGMRPTMHVRVDDEVKKGQILFEDKKNPGVKYTSPACGKVIEVNRGAKRVLQSVVIEVTGNDQVTFESYTADQLAKLDREVIKSQLVESGMWTALRTRPFSKVPAIESTTQAIFVTAMDTNPLAADPSVIINEQAEAFKAGLDLLSVLTEGKVFVCKASVELPKSAQSNVEEHVFAGVHPAGLVGTHMHHLYPVNLENVAWSINYQDVIAFGQLFLTGELYTNRVVSLAGPAVKEPRLVRTHIGANLDDLCDGEVLPGDIRVISGSVLTGTNANGPHAYLGRYHTQVSVLHEGREKEFLGWAMPGSNKFSVTRSFLSHFFPSRVFNMTTTTNGSDRAMVPIGNYERVMPLDIEPTLLLRDLCAGDSDSAQRLGVLELDEEDLALCTFVCPGKYEYGELLRDCLDKIEKEG; this comes from the coding sequence ATGATTACAATAAAAAAGGGCTTGGATCTTCCTATTGCCGGAGTTCCTGCCCAGGTGATTAATGACGGTAAGTCCGTCAAAACAGTCGCCTTGCTTGGCGAAGAGTACGTGGGCATGCGTCCAACCATGCATGTTCGCGTTGATGATGAAGTGAAAAAAGGTCAAATTCTTTTTGAAGATAAAAAGAATCCTGGCGTGAAATACACTTCACCTGCATGCGGTAAAGTTATCGAAGTGAATCGTGGTGCAAAACGTGTGCTTCAATCTGTTGTGATTGAAGTAACCGGTAATGACCAAGTGACTTTCGAAAGCTACACAGCAGACCAACTAGCGAAACTTGATCGTGAAGTGATTAAGTCTCAATTAGTTGAATCTGGTATGTGGACTGCATTGCGAACTCGTCCGTTCAGCAAGGTACCCGCTATCGAATCAACTACCCAAGCGATCTTTGTTACTGCAATGGATACTAATCCATTAGCGGCCGATCCTTCGGTAATTATTAATGAACAAGCAGAAGCATTTAAAGCTGGTTTAGATCTTCTTTCAGTCCTTACTGAAGGAAAGGTTTTCGTATGTAAAGCTTCTGTCGAGTTACCAAAATCTGCTCAATCTAATGTTGAAGAACATGTGTTTGCAGGTGTACACCCAGCCGGTTTGGTTGGTACGCACATGCATCATTTGTACCCTGTTAACTTAGAAAATGTCGCATGGAGTATCAATTACCAAGATGTGATTGCATTTGGTCAATTGTTCCTAACTGGTGAATTGTACACAAATCGTGTCGTTTCTCTTGCAGGTCCTGCTGTGAAAGAGCCTCGTTTAGTTCGCACTCACATTGGTGCTAACTTAGATGATTTATGCGACGGCGAAGTGCTACCAGGTGATATTCGAGTGATTTCAGGCTCAGTACTAACAGGTACTAATGCCAATGGTCCACATGCTTATCTTGGTCGTTACCATACCCAAGTTTCTGTCTTGCATGAAGGCCGTGAAAAAGAGTTCTTAGGTTGGGCTATGCCTGGCTCAAATAAGTTCTCTGTAACTCGTTCTTTCTTAAGCCACTTTTTCCCAAGTCGTGTGTTCAATATGACTACAACGACAAATGGTAGTGACCGTGCCATGGTGCCAATTGGTAACTATGAGCGTGTGATGCCGCTGGATATTGAACCAACATTATTACTTCGTGATTTGTGCGCAGGCGATTCTGACAGTGCTCAACGCCTAGGTGTACTAGAGTTGGACGAAGAAGACTTGGCATTATGTACCTTTGTATGTCCTGGTAAGTATGAATATGGCGAGTTACTTCGCGATTGCCTAGACAAAATCGAGAAGGAAGGTTAA
- the csdA gene encoding cysteine desulfurase CsdA, protein MLLTPSHFDSESVRRQFPALNSDFPLVYLDSAATTQKPQCVIDAINHYYASHNANVHRGSHSLTAQATSQFEQARQCVQDFIGANSTKEIIWTRGATEAINLVAQTYARQNLKPGDEILVGEMEHHANIVPWQIVAQQTGAIVVKVPMTQDCQWDMAAYQTLLNEKTKIVAAAHMTNVTATRQPIEAIIKLAHQAGAIVLIDGAQGIVHEKVAVQALDCDFYIFSGHKLYAPTGIGVLYGKQALLEAMPVWHGGGKMVEKVSFEHTSFTGLPGKFEAGTPNVAGAIALSAAIRWLNDFDPQQVAAYYHQLHQQLVSGLQSIEGVQLIGLQPNASVVSFIVELEGEIIHHNDIATLLDQQNIAVRSGHHCAHPFMDALGINGTVRVSLGIYNNAHDIDAFLSALNKALDLL, encoded by the coding sequence ATGTTATTAACTCCATCCCATTTTGATAGCGAAAGTGTCCGTCGTCAGTTTCCAGCCTTAAATAGTGATTTCCCTTTGGTCTACTTGGATAGCGCGGCAACCACTCAAAAGCCGCAATGCGTGATTGATGCCATCAACCATTATTATGCAAGCCATAATGCCAATGTACATCGTGGTAGCCATAGCTTAACCGCTCAAGCCACCAGCCAGTTTGAACAAGCACGTCAATGCGTACAAGATTTCATTGGGGCCAACTCAACTAAGGAAATCATTTGGACTCGTGGAGCAACCGAAGCGATCAACCTAGTGGCTCAAACTTATGCACGGCAAAACCTTAAGCCCGGTGATGAGATTTTAGTCGGTGAAATGGAACATCATGCCAATATCGTGCCGTGGCAAATCGTGGCGCAACAAACTGGAGCCATTGTCGTCAAAGTGCCTATGACCCAGGACTGTCAATGGGACATGGCGGCTTATCAAACTTTGCTTAATGAAAAAACCAAAATCGTGGCAGCGGCACACATGACCAATGTCACCGCGACTCGTCAACCAATTGAAGCCATCATCAAGCTTGCCCATCAAGCCGGTGCGATTGTTTTGATTGATGGTGCACAAGGGATCGTGCATGAGAAAGTAGCCGTTCAGGCATTAGATTGTGACTTTTACATTTTCTCCGGCCATAAATTGTATGCGCCAACCGGTATCGGTGTGCTGTATGGCAAACAAGCTTTGCTCGAAGCGATGCCCGTCTGGCACGGCGGTGGTAAAATGGTGGAAAAAGTCAGCTTTGAACACACCTCTTTCACCGGCTTGCCTGGTAAATTTGAAGCTGGTACTCCCAATGTAGCCGGTGCGATTGCACTGAGCGCAGCCATTCGCTGGCTCAATGATTTCGATCCACAGCAAGTGGCAGCGTATTATCATCAGCTCCATCAACAACTGGTTTCAGGTTTGCAAAGTATCGAGGGTGTGCAACTGATTGGCTTACAGCCCAACGCCAGTGTGGTGAGTTTTATTGTGGAATTAGAGGGTGAAATTATCCACCACAATGATATTGCGACGTTACTGGATCAACAAAATATCGCTGTCCGTTCCGGGCATCATTGTGCTCACCCCTTCATGGATGCGTTAGGCATTAACGGCACCGTACGTGTCTCGCTGGGAATATACAACAATGCGCACGATATCGATGCCTTCTTAAGCGCATTGAATAAAGCGCTCGATTTACTTTAA
- a CDS encoding YajG family lipoprotein, with amino-acid sequence MKKWLLLCTALLLTACASVSQNDLVNLTPSSTLSSSKVADGLAFTLTSQDVRNAQFIAVIKQEGQEQVQPMHAKQNVRKAYEAAVYQQFFSQGFTMTKNSNNIVNLQVVDALATVTQSPMKYDIEGKVTLKLTAETPNGKFVRTYTGSGTKSGSFSADKADVEEVINRVSSRVLTTIAKDTELTKYMKSNF; translated from the coding sequence ATGAAAAAATGGCTCCTACTCTGCACTGCTTTGTTATTAACCGCTTGTGCCAGCGTATCTCAAAATGACTTAGTGAACCTCACGCCTTCTTCAACGCTCAGCTCAAGTAAAGTTGCCGATGGCCTAGCTTTCACACTCACGAGCCAAGATGTCCGAAATGCACAATTTATTGCGGTTATCAAACAAGAAGGCCAAGAGCAAGTTCAACCGATGCACGCTAAGCAAAATGTTCGCAAAGCGTATGAAGCCGCCGTTTACCAACAGTTTTTCTCTCAAGGTTTTACCATGACGAAAAACAGCAATAATATTGTTAACTTACAAGTCGTTGATGCTTTGGCTACCGTGACCCAATCGCCAATGAAATACGACATTGAAGGTAAAGTGACACTCAAACTGACGGCAGAAACACCAAATGGTAAGTTTGTTCGTACTTATACGGGTTCAGGCACTAAGTCCGGGTCATTTTCAGCGGATAAAGCCGATGTTGAAGAAGTCATTAACCGTGTTTCTAGCCGAGTCTTAACTACGATAGCCAAAGACACCGAGTTGACTAAGTACATGAAGAGTAATTTTTAA
- a CDS encoding methyltransferase, translating to MKTELTLHDRRLLLTRFPKRANETLQAWDAGDEYLINHVVDMNLPQGSNILILNDNFGALSCWFSEHHHVTMMSDSFISHKGTLKNLQRNRCHKIQFLNSLEPIPEQVDLVLMQIPKSNRLLTWQLAQLREALHEDVQVIGVNKAKEIHTSTLNIFEKHLGTTTTSLAWKKHRLVFSKPNCMPIIPVPEEYTWKVDNEDITLSNYANVYSGESLDLGARFMLEHIPTDPELRHIIDLGCGNGVLSIKAGQLNPQARITSIDESFMAVASARKNLETNLGAERNIQVIANNCLDGMKENSSYLVLCNPPFHQNNTITDHIAWQMFCDAKDALNHNGKLLVVGNRHLEYPKKLARLFGSQQVTIVAENNKFVIIEAIKNNDLNKGR from the coding sequence ATGAAAACAGAATTAACTTTGCATGATCGTCGTTTACTATTGACGCGTTTTCCTAAACGAGCCAATGAAACTTTACAAGCTTGGGATGCCGGTGATGAATATCTCATCAATCATGTGGTAGACATGAATCTTCCCCAAGGTTCCAATATTTTAATTCTCAACGACAACTTTGGTGCATTATCTTGCTGGTTCTCTGAACATCACCACGTAACCATGATGAGTGATTCTTTTATCTCTCACAAAGGCACTTTAAAAAACTTACAACGTAATCGCTGCCACAAGATCCAATTTCTAAATAGTTTAGAACCAATTCCAGAACAAGTGGATTTAGTCTTAATGCAGATTCCGAAAAGTAATCGCCTACTAACTTGGCAATTAGCCCAACTTCGAGAAGCGCTTCATGAGGATGTCCAAGTTATTGGGGTCAATAAAGCCAAAGAGATCCACACCTCTACCTTGAATATCTTTGAAAAACACCTCGGCACGACCACCACTTCGTTAGCCTGGAAAAAGCACCGCTTAGTGTTTTCAAAACCAAACTGTATGCCTATTATTCCAGTTCCTGAAGAATATACTTGGAAAGTGGATAACGAAGACATCACGCTGTCTAATTATGCCAACGTGTATTCAGGAGAAAGTTTAGATCTCGGCGCTCGATTCATGCTCGAGCACATCCCAACCGATCCGGAATTAAGGCACATCATTGACCTTGGATGTGGCAATGGCGTGCTCTCTATTAAAGCAGGGCAACTCAACCCTCAAGCTCGCATCACCAGTATTGATGAAAGTTTTATGGCTGTCGCTTCTGCACGTAAGAACTTAGAAACGAATTTAGGGGCGGAACGGAATATCCAAGTGATTGCTAATAACTGTTTGGATGGCATGAAAGAGAACAGCTCTTACTTGGTACTTTGTAACCCACCTTTCCACCAAAATAATACCATCACCGACCATATTGCTTGGCAAATGTTCTGTGATGCAAAAGATGCATTGAACCATAATGGTAAATTATTGGTCGTAGGTAATCGTCACCTCGAATATCCCAAAAAACTAGCTCGGCTTTTTGGATCTCAACAAGTGACAATCGTTGCTGAAAATAATAAATTTGTCATTATTGAAGCAATCAAAAACAACGACTTAAATAAAGGACGATAA
- a CDS encoding S1 family peptidase yields the protein MHRVVITEKNTELKNLELKWGRPAFTADDGLGSLDNLYQASDAIVSIAGYFDGKLKSIGSGIIVGPGLVLTASHVFDEFPRTGSGPVLLSFLPENKARAWLPTSTVTCSGPSSYSPWDPNSKKVSDLTIVSCNLNSEAHVEYPLSLVPMELCLPLIGTRLWAVGFRDGEIGEDVASVSPLLASGLVTNCFPHGRGERMPSPCVEVDMETLGGMSGGPVFNEEGHVVGIVSSSFEGGPSYVTLVWDALRLSVEGLPSEIWKGNYAGILEGMEQGIVRVRGKFKADSERNITLTLSDNEMEHLMENG from the coding sequence GTGCATAGAGTTGTCATTACAGAAAAAAACACAGAACTAAAAAACCTTGAACTCAAATGGGGGCGTCCTGCGTTTACAGCAGATGACGGGTTAGGTTCCTTAGATAATTTATATCAAGCTAGTGATGCGATTGTTTCTATTGCAGGTTACTTTGATGGTAAGTTGAAAAGCATAGGCAGTGGGATTATCGTGGGACCAGGGCTAGTACTTACTGCCTCTCATGTGTTTGACGAATTTCCGAGAACGGGATCTGGTCCTGTTTTACTTTCATTTTTGCCAGAGAATAAAGCTCGAGCTTGGTTACCTACTTCGACAGTTACTTGTTCCGGACCTAGCTCATACAGTCCATGGGATCCTAATTCAAAAAAAGTATCCGATCTTACTATAGTGTCATGCAACCTTAACTCAGAAGCTCATGTTGAGTATCCATTATCACTAGTACCGATGGAACTATGTCTTCCATTAATAGGGACAAGGTTATGGGCAGTTGGCTTTCGAGATGGCGAAATTGGAGAGGACGTTGCTTCGGTGAGCCCCCTGCTTGCTTCAGGACTAGTTACAAACTGCTTCCCCCATGGTAGAGGCGAAAGAATGCCATCGCCATGTGTTGAAGTTGATATGGAAACTTTAGGGGGGATGAGTGGTGGTCCCGTTTTTAATGAAGAAGGGCACGTTGTGGGGATAGTTTCATCATCATTTGAAGGTGGTCCTTCATACGTCACTCTTGTTTGGGACGCATTAAGGCTTTCAGTTGAAGGCTTACCTAGTGAGATTTGGAAAGGAAACTATGCTGGAATTCTTGAGGGCATGGAGCAAGGTATAGTAAGGGTTAGAGGGAAGTTTAAGGCTGACTCAGAGAGAAATATAACGCTGACATTATCTGATAATGAAATGGAACATTTGATGGAAAATGGATAA
- a CDS encoding 2-dehydropantoate 2-reductase, whose protein sequence is MKIAIIGIGAIGALWAYKLQQAGHQVLTMTRDKSPTQLQIQLDDNPIQTFSANALSQLTTCDVILITVKSTQVNQAIAPLYSFITAQTPLIFLHNGMGALDTLGKQWQQHCLYLATTTQAAFKPSSQQVKHTGHGLTLIGRYQAHQPALSQHLLSQLNLALPSVIWDDNIQAALWKKLAVNCVINPSTAYYHCKNGALTQEQYHAQLHALIQECHQVMQLAGPAFPLDELQQYIYQVIEATADNYSSMYQDIQHQRPTEIDFITGFLLKKAKQYDLHLPTHSALYQQIKKLENDYS, encoded by the coding sequence ATGAAAATCGCGATTATCGGCATCGGAGCCATTGGAGCGCTCTGGGCATATAAATTACAGCAAGCTGGCCACCAAGTGCTTACCATGACACGTGATAAATCGCCAACTCAATTACAAATTCAGCTTGATGATAATCCAATTCAAACTTTTTCAGCCAATGCGTTATCTCAATTAACAACCTGCGATGTTATCCTGATTACCGTTAAATCAACGCAAGTTAATCAAGCCATCGCGCCTTTATATTCCTTCATCACCGCACAAACACCACTGATTTTTTTGCACAATGGCATGGGCGCATTGGATACGTTGGGTAAACAGTGGCAACAGCATTGCCTTTACCTAGCCACCACCACCCAAGCGGCTTTTAAACCCTCATCCCAGCAAGTCAAACATACCGGTCATGGCCTGACTCTCATTGGTCGTTATCAGGCTCACCAGCCCGCCTTGTCGCAACACTTGCTCTCTCAGCTCAACTTAGCCTTACCTAGCGTGATTTGGGATGATAATATTCAAGCGGCTTTATGGAAAAAACTGGCCGTCAACTGTGTGATCAATCCAAGTACCGCCTATTATCACTGCAAAAATGGTGCGTTAACCCAAGAGCAATATCACGCTCAATTACACGCACTGATTCAAGAGTGCCATCAAGTAATGCAATTAGCAGGACCAGCCTTTCCCTTAGATGAATTACAACAATATATATATCAAGTCATTGAAGCGACGGCGGATAATTATTCCTCAATGTATCAAGATATCCAGCACCAACGTCCAACCGAGATCGATTTTATTACTGGGTTCTTACTCAAAAAAGCCAAGCAATATGATCTCCATTTGCCAACTCATAGTGCGCTGTATCAACAAATTAAGAAATTAGAAAACGATTATTCTTAA
- the tcdA gene encoding tRNA cyclic N6-threonylcarbamoyladenosine(37) synthase TcdA, which translates to MKTLPPASDNYDQRFGGTRRLYGHNEVDILRSAHVCVVGIGGVGSWAVEALARTGIGELTLIDMDDVCVTNINRQIHALNGTVGQSKIEVMAERVALINPDCKVNLIDDFITPDNVREYISKEFDYVLDAIDSIKPKAALLAYCRSNKIKVITTGGAGGQTDPTQIQIADLTKTIQDPLAKKLKDTLRRHHNFSKNPQRKFGIDCVFSTEQLKYPQADGSVCGVKATAEGPKRMDCASGFGAATVVTATFGFVAVSRIVEKLIQKYKLVPSS; encoded by the coding sequence ATGAAAACACTTCCCCCAGCATCAGACAATTATGATCAACGCTTTGGTGGCACCCGTCGCTTATATGGTCATAATGAAGTCGATATATTACGTTCAGCTCACGTGTGTGTCGTTGGGATCGGTGGCGTGGGCTCATGGGCCGTTGAGGCGTTAGCACGTACCGGGATCGGTGAGTTAACCTTAATCGATATGGATGATGTGTGCGTGACCAATATCAACCGTCAAATTCATGCCTTAAACGGTACGGTCGGACAAAGCAAAATTGAAGTGATGGCCGAACGTGTTGCGCTAATCAATCCAGACTGTAAGGTCAATTTGATTGATGATTTTATTACCCCTGACAATGTGCGCGAGTACATCAGCAAAGAGTTTGATTACGTGTTGGATGCCATTGATAGCATTAAGCCGAAAGCCGCCTTATTAGCCTATTGTCGCAGTAATAAAATCAAAGTGATCACGACCGGCGGAGCGGGGGGACAAACTGATCCAACCCAAATTCAAATTGCCGATTTAACCAAAACGATTCAAGACCCTTTAGCGAAAAAGTTAAAAGACACCTTACGTCGTCATCATAACTTTAGTAAAAATCCGCAACGTAAATTTGGCATCGATTGCGTATTTTCAACTGAACAACTTAAATATCCGCAAGCGGATGGTTCAGTGTGTGGCGTAAAAGCGACGGCAGAAGGGCCGAAGAGAATGGATTGTGCGAGTGGGTTTGGTGCGGCAACGGTCGTGACAGCGACCTTTGGGTTTGTTGCAGTTTCACGTATTGTTGAGAAGTTGATTCAGAAGTATAAGCTAGTTCCTAGTTCCTAG
- the csdE gene encoding cysteine desulfurase sulfur acceptor subunit CsdE, which translates to MHPFGNTITAQTIIETMSSFTSWEERYRQVIMWGKQLPKMGEALKQEQLLVSGCESKVWLVSEFDGMQWHFQADSDARIVRGLIALVLAAFEGQSTQAICEFDEQAYFDQLGLINHLSPSRGNGLKAIVEQIKQAAQAKG; encoded by the coding sequence ATGCATCCATTTGGTAATACCATCACAGCGCAAACTATCATCGAGACAATGTCTAGCTTTACAAGCTGGGAGGAGCGTTATCGTCAGGTGATCATGTGGGGGAAACAACTGCCGAAAATGGGTGAAGCCTTAAAGCAGGAGCAATTATTGGTCTCCGGTTGTGAAAGTAAGGTGTGGTTGGTGTCGGAATTTGATGGCATGCAGTGGCACTTTCAAGCCGATTCTGATGCGAGAATTGTGCGCGGTTTAATTGCATTGGTACTTGCGGCCTTTGAAGGGCAGTCGACTCAAGCGATTTGTGAATTTGATGAGCAAGCCTATTTTGATCAATTAGGTTTAATTAATCATTTAAGCCCATCCCGTGGCAATGGGCTTAAAGCGATTGTGGAACAAATTAAACAAGCGGCCCAAGCTAAGGGTTAA
- a CDS encoding AmpG family muropeptide MFS transporter, producing the protein MASMTWKATIQTYLDKRLLWVFMLGCSSGFPWVLIGSNMSGWLSDAGLTRSTIGYFGAVFAVYAINFLWAPLIDRVKIPLLHAWLGQRRSWILLCQAIILVCTFFMAGLHPENHLILISAFALAISTASATQDIAIDAFRIDTFPKSNNSKLPQASAMAVIGWWTGYSLPGYLAFSNADAYGWNTVYYGMTGVIVLLMIFTLLTGEPTTQRDHLQQQAEDRHKKVVNSKIAAWLTVTVVEPFLDFFRRNGVGVAVTLLLFVFLFKIGEAFLGRMSIVFYKEVGFSNEQIGEYSKLIGWGATMLFTFVGSMFNVRFGIVKGLMMGGIAMASSNLMFAWIASVGPNEHLLLATVLVDNFTTAFSTVAFVSFLTVLTGQAFSATQYALLASLGNFGRTTLASFSGELVDTLNSWPLFFIITALMVIPSLIMLYSLRHYFHNLLEKARNQN; encoded by the coding sequence ATGGCCTCTATGACTTGGAAGGCAACCATTCAAACCTACTTAGATAAACGTCTGCTGTGGGTATTCATGTTAGGTTGTTCTAGTGGCTTTCCTTGGGTATTAATCGGCTCTAACATGTCAGGTTGGTTATCCGATGCAGGATTAACTCGCTCAACCATTGGCTATTTTGGTGCGGTATTTGCTGTTTATGCCATTAACTTTTTATGGGCTCCCTTAATCGATAGAGTCAAAATCCCCCTCTTACACGCTTGGTTAGGTCAGCGTCGTAGTTGGATCTTGTTATGTCAAGCCATCATATTGGTGTGTACCTTCTTCATGGCAGGCTTGCACCCTGAAAACCATTTAATCCTCATTTCCGCTTTTGCCTTAGCCATTTCGACGGCATCTGCCACTCAAGATATCGCAATAGATGCTTTTCGTATCGACACCTTCCCCAAAAGTAATAATAGTAAGTTACCTCAAGCTTCCGCCATGGCTGTTATTGGTTGGTGGACTGGCTATTCACTTCCTGGCTATCTCGCGTTCTCCAATGCTGATGCGTATGGCTGGAATACAGTGTATTACGGTATGACCGGGGTGATTGTCTTGCTGATGATCTTTACTTTGTTAACTGGTGAGCCCACCACCCAGCGAGATCACCTGCAACAACAAGCGGAAGATCGCCATAAAAAAGTCGTTAATTCGAAAATAGCCGCTTGGTTAACAGTAACCGTCGTAGAGCCTTTCCTTGATTTCTTCCGCCGTAATGGGGTTGGTGTGGCAGTGACGCTGCTATTGTTCGTCTTTCTGTTTAAAATTGGTGAAGCCTTCCTTGGTCGAATGTCGATTGTGTTTTACAAAGAAGTGGGATTTAGTAACGAGCAAATTGGTGAATATTCAAAATTAATTGGTTGGGGCGCTACGATGCTGTTTACCTTTGTAGGCAGTATGTTTAATGTTCGATTTGGCATTGTTAAAGGGCTCATGATGGGCGGCATTGCCATGGCGAGCAGTAATTTAATGTTTGCTTGGATAGCCTCGGTCGGCCCTAATGAGCATTTATTATTAGCCACGGTTTTAGTCGATAACTTTACTACCGCCTTCTCTACCGTCGCCTTTGTGTCTTTCTTAACGGTATTGACGGGGCAAGCGTTTTCTGCGACTCAATACGCCTTATTAGCATCACTGGGCAATTTTGGCCGCACCACTCTCGCCTCGTTTAGTGGCGAATTAGTGGATACACTGAACAGTTGGCCACTCTTTTTCATTATCACTGCGCTCATGGTAATACCGAGCTTAATCATGCTGTACTCTTTACGTCATTATTTTCATAACTTACTCGAAAAAGCACGTAATCAAAACTAA
- a CDS encoding nucleoside-specific channel-forming Tsx family protein, producing the protein MRKTLLALSLVAASAPVLAADYSDDIHKNDYKFVNFNLMYSVGEKPEASSGSNAHDYLEMEFGGRSGIFDLYGYVDVFNLFSNDDSDDTDKANGEKDKIYMKFAPRMSIDAMTGHDLSFGPVQELYVATLFEWDGGRDTTLGVNTQKVGLGSDINMPWFGKMGLNLYATYDSNKNDWNGYQISTNWFKPFYTFDNGSFISYQGYIDYQFGMKDEYATASNGGAMFNGLYWHNKQFAVGYGLKGYYNIYGIKDSSALESTGISHYFDVTYKF; encoded by the coding sequence ATGCGCAAAACACTTTTAGCTCTTAGTCTTGTTGCGGCATCAGCACCAGTATTAGCAGCAGACTATTCAGATGATATCCATAAGAACGACTACAAATTCGTTAACTTCAATCTGATGTATTCTGTTGGAGAAAAACCGGAAGCTAGCTCTGGCTCTAATGCTCACGATTATTTAGAAATGGAATTTGGTGGTCGTTCGGGAATTTTTGATCTATACGGTTATGTTGATGTATTTAACTTATTCAGCAATGATGACTCTGACGATACCGACAAAGCAAATGGTGAAAAAGACAAAATTTACATGAAGTTTGCACCTCGTATGTCTATCGATGCGATGACAGGTCACGATTTATCTTTTGGTCCAGTACAAGAGTTATACGTAGCAACATTATTTGAATGGGATGGTGGTCGAGATACAACTCTCGGTGTAAACACTCAAAAAGTTGGTCTAGGTTCTGACATCAATATGCCTTGGTTTGGCAAAATGGGCTTAAACCTATACGCGACTTATGATTCAAACAAAAATGATTGGAATGGTTACCAAATCTCAACTAACTGGTTCAAACCTTTCTACACCTTTGACAATGGCTCTTTCATCTCTTACCAAGGTTACATTGATTACCAATTTGGTATGAAAGATGAATATGCAACAGCATCAAATGGTGGTGCTATGTTCAACGGTTTATACTGGCATAACAAACAATTCGCTGTTGGTTATGGATTAAAAGGCTATTACAACATATACGGTATTAAAGACAGCAGTGCGCTGGAATCAACCGGTATTTCTCACTACTTTGACGTGACTTATAAGTTCTAA